DNA sequence from the Liolophura sinensis isolate JHLJ2023 chromosome 1, CUHK_Ljap_v2, whole genome shotgun sequence genome:
AGACTACACCAAAACTACATCCCGGTTTATGTTAGAGTTGTTCTCAAAGCTCCAAAAGGGAGAACACTTGTCCAAAGCCAGTGGGCACATCCGAGGATCTTTAGACATTCTGAGCACAGACACCGTCCGCTGTTTCTCCGCCACAGGTTCGTGCAAAAATTGGATTcgactttattttatttatttacttactttactgtattgtgtaaatatgtaaatatttataaaagctttatgaaatgttttctttcctttcttttatgttttacataacaGAGAGTGCTGATCTCTGTTGGGTGTTAGTGTCTCTTACTCATAGTGGTCTGCAAAACAAGTTTTGTTGTACACTCATGCAATACGAGCGGGTAGATACCAGTGACATGTGCTCCAAACATTCCTGTATAAAGAGATCCATTGTAATTGGGGGGATCATAAGTTATCTTGCTGGGATTATAAGATTATACAGATGAGGCAATTTGAAGTGATTCATTAGTAACCCACAATGGGCGTTGTTTGtgcattcaaaaatatttattactgGATGTCTAAAaaccaaatttttaaaaaatcatataaatgaatattcacACCGAATCAATGTATAACACTAAAGTCGAAATCCCTTTGATATTGCATGCTATAATGAACAATATCTATTCTGTTGCAGCATTTCACAGGGATTCTTCACAAAAGGCTTCTTTTGAATTCCGAGTACCGCGTCTTCCCCGGAACGAACGCTTGTCCTTGGCAGAATTCAGAATTCCGATCCAGAACCAAAAGAAACATTCCAGAAAGTTAAAACTTCATCTCAGACGTGGCTTGTCGCCTCTCCGCACCTTTAGTATTCGTGTCAAACCATTTTCTGATGGAGATAACAAGTACCTTGTCTATGATATCACCAGTTCTCTGCGGAGTTTGGTCaatggttaccatggtaacatcaCTGTTCGAATACACGTCCGTGATCAGGCTAAAGGGAACTACTCAGTTGACCCGAAAGCGCGGATGGGAACAGTTGGGAATCCGCAAGAAGGTTTGCTTGTGTTTTACTCGGAAAACAGAGGGTTTTTGGAGGCTATATACAGCAGTTATACCGAAGAAGGCCAAAATGATAGAGGCAGACGACATGGTCGCCAACGGAGGTCTCTCATCACCAGGCGACGAAgtaggaaaaataaaaacaaatggtcTGCAAAGAAATCAAGAAAATCTGGAAACTTGTGTCAAAAGTTTGACTTTTATGTGGATTTTAACAAAATTGGTTGGGGTAGATGGATCGTATTTCCCAAGAGGTTTAATGCTTTCTTGTGTCATGGAAATTGTCCATCACCGATAGCCAGTGAGCTGTTACCAACCAACCATGCCATGATGCAAAGTCTGATGCGGCAGAAGAGGCCAAATGCGGCACCCATGCCGTGTTGTGTGCCCAGCAAACTAAAACCTCTCAGTATGCTGTATTATGAGTACGACGAGATTCTCGTCAGGCATCACGAGAACATGATTGCCGAAGAATGTAGCTGTAGATAGAAACACAGGCCATTGTTATCCTCTAAAAGGCTTCACTGACAAAAGTTTGGGTTAAATCAGTTAATAATCTGAAAAGTAGAATTGAAATCTGATTGCAAGCCTTCCACGACTTAGCCAATGTCGTCGTGTCGCTCAGGTTTGAGAGCGGAATTACAGTTCTATTTTAATCTACCGGTAAACgaatatttttcattcatttgtgtCAGACTCTTCTCTGCGTGTTACCTGAACACCTGAACCGTTTGTTTTGTTATGATGATTCAAATGGGTATAATTGTTGAAAGCATGCTTAGAATTAGCAATTTAACTGTTATCTTAGATTGGAAGTTATTTGTATGATCTGACACACCTTATTGTTGTAAATTGTATAATTCACCATACTTTCTTGTCAACAGGGGTGTGACACAAGAAAAATTTTTGCCAATTGTCGTTGCACACCTACATTGCCATATAGGTCATATGTGTGTCTTTAATATATATTAAGATTGATAGTGTactaaaattttgtttgagTGAATTTCTTGTAGTTGTGAGTAGTTTGATTGCCAccagtttgtatatttttaatatttaataaatatactcAGTCTTAGTATTTTCATTCGGGCTCACTATATGATGAATGCCATCAATACAAAGAATGCCATCATTTTAAAGTGCTATTCCTAGTTTGTATATAAACATGACATTAAACCTCTGTAAATATCATTCAAGTGTTTGTGTTGATGAAACGATTAACATGCACTATTCTTTAAGTTCTCTCGTTTTGATTTAAATATGGTATATAACCCAGTGTTTGTACAAAATATGAACGATTAACTGCACACGACTggtatttttaaaaagtgtataGGAAAATTCTGTTAACGTTGGCCCTGTTTAAAGACAAAGGGAATGG
Encoded proteins:
- the LOC135465528 gene encoding nodal homolog, with the protein product MGRETDGYRSIDYTKTTSRFMLELFSKLQKGEHLSKASGHIRGSLDILSTDTVRCFSATAFHRDSSQKASFEFRVPRLPRNERLSLAEFRIPIQNQKKHSRKLKLHLRRGLSPLRTFSIRVKPFSDGDNKYLVYDITSSLRSLVNGYHGNITVRIHVRDQAKGNYSVDPKARMGTVGNPQEGLLVFYSENRGFLEAIYSSYTEEGQNDRGRRHGRQRRSLITRRRSRKNKNKWSAKKSRKSGNLCQKFDFYVDFNKIGWGRWIVFPKRFNAFLCHGNCPSPIASELLPTNHAMMQSLMRQKRPNAAPMPCCVPSKLKPLSMLYYEYDEILVRHHENMIAEECSCR